GGAACAAGGCCTTACTGGATTAAAAAGTTTGAGCTTGTTTAGAGAAAAAAGTCAAGCTTGTAGTACATTGTCTTTGCCTCACCTTAATATTGTTCAAAGAATCCACGACGATTATGCTGTCTCGTGATACAGACCTATCAACTTCTGATCTAAGAACTCCTCTCAAGTTTTTCTCTACAACCATATCTAACAAAGAAATAAAATGCAGAAGACTTGTCAAGATGAAATGGACCCATGATAAGAGCAAAATAAAGTTGAACAGAGTTGGACAAAACGTAGAATAAGTAATGAACACAAGTAATGGCTAATACCTTTGTAGCTATCATTGCGTCCAAGATGGAGTGATGACTCGTCAATGATACGGACAGTGAGGTCAGATGTGGAGGAGCAGAGAGCAGCGGCGAgacaagctgcagctgctgacTTACCACTGCAAGGCTGCCCACATATTACCACAAGCGCCATGGAAAATGTATAGACCTAGCATATGAAGATAAAATGTATCACAAGTGTTTCCAAGGTTTAAACTCTTCACTAGTAAATCTTTCAATGATATAGCAATTGAGAAATTTTCCCAAAAAGGTCAGATGCATGCCATAGCCAGTCTCAGGAGGTTTGAAGTCTAACTCCACTACAAAGGAGCAGTAAAACAAATGAGAATGCGACCAGATTGTGATCAGTCAAATATCACAATCAGGCGAATTTCAACAAGTTCTTACTAGTTCATtcaaataaaactaatttccATCGGGATAAACATCACCACCAAGCTTCAATTGTACACATTGATGCAAAATAACGTGGGGGCAACGGGTATTTTGCTTGCAAACAGGAGGGGTGCTATTAGTTCTACACCTCGCATCAAAGAAATCATCACTGTCCGGGTGGATTTCCAATCCATATGCCACGCGAGGCTCACTGCTGAGGAGGATGACGATGAAGGGGAGGCTACGAGAGAAGAAGCAATACCTTCGATTCCGTCCGAACTCAGACGGAGGCCGGTGGAAGGAGGATGGCCGCGTCGCCCCTCCAAACAGTGGCGGAGAACGGAAAAAAATCTAGGTATGGCGGTGTGGCCCATGGACTAGCGCGAGAATTAGAACATAacaagaagaaagggaaaaaaacaatttcaaTTCACGAAATTATATGACGCAACATTATCCCATCATGACGCAATCTCAATTCTCAAGCATGGCAACAAGCACCAGTCATAAGTTCACAATTCATCATCCATTTGCCAAAAGTGTAAATAGAAGAGGCACTCATAAATACCAGAAGATTGCAGTTGTCAACAATACATCACATGTAAGAACGAACTATTGAGGATAGATAGACATGTTGTGATGTAGACCTGCTGCTGCCCTGCCTGCCTCACTGCCTGTTGCCGGCTGCCCTGCTGCGCTGGCTGCCTGcctcccgcggccgccgcgccaatGCCCAGTGCGGCCGCACCGCAGCGCGCCCACGCCGCCTGCCTCCCAGAGcggccgcgcgcccgcctgcccCGCCGGCTGCAGAGCCCCCACCGACCACCGCAGCTCCCTGTCGCAGTGTCGCCGTCGGCCGTCGGCCcgtagcgccgcgccgccgccgcttgcctccTCAGCCGGATGCCTGGATTGGATTGGGGATTGGGGATTGGGGAATTTTGGAGGTAGGGTTTCATGTTCAACAGGTCAAAAGGCccatttacacaaaaaaaaaaaagcccaattGGTTGGCCTGTTCGCACGTGGGCTGTGGACAGGATTGGCTTCGGCATTCGGCAGTtgggcgcctcgccgccggctcgaGCGTCCGGGCTGCAGCGGCGCAGATCAATCCTCTGCAgggtgccggcggtggcggagcggaCCGTGCAGAAGCTGGGTTGGAGGTCGTGCACAATCGGGGtatcacctactccctccgttcccaaaaaaaaaaaaaaaacttaattccTAAATTTTCGTGTCTAatatttgaccatccgtcttatttaaaaaaaatataaaaaatttaaaaatataagtcatacataaagtattattcatgttttattatctagcAATAATGAaattactaatcataaaaaaattccatataagacggacggttaaacgttggacacagaaacccaAGAATTGAGtctttttgagacggagggagtatggctGAGGCTGATGCCGACGAGCCCAGTGATGCCGGACGCGCTATCTCAGCCTGACTTTGCCGTCTCGCGCCGGCCCAGCCTACTTCACCCCGCGCTGCTCTGCGACGACTGTGATTCGGTCAGTCCCACGCTCTCGCCTCTCGCTCGCccgcgcgcaccgccgccgccgctcgctaaTCGCTAGGGTTAGGGATCGGGAGCAGTCAACAGTGGCTTGGGTTGGAAAGTTTGGGGGTAGAGGTGTCTTCTTACATGTTGTCCCATTTAATCTGGGTCCACCTAATTGACATCTAAATTAGGAGCATTTTAAAAAGTGATGGCAAAATTACAAAGTTTAGAAAATAGAGATAAAATCATTTGCATTGCAAATGAAAGTAGGGGCAAGAACATGATTCTccctatatatattgttagaGTTGGAGAAAGAAATGGAGGCATGGTGGACGAGGTTTAGCCGTGATGTCGGCTAGTgtggaaaaaaagtcaaaaaaaagttttcatcGGGCTTTTCAACTAACCGAAATTAATTTGATTATAATTCGGTTAGCACTCTCGATTAACTGGCATTAGAAAAGAGGCCTAATTATTTATCTCGATGAGTGTTAAGTTGTAAGTTAAAATTAGTCAAACAACTTATGTTCTGTTTCAATTTCGACCAAAATTACATTAAGGGCATAACAAAATCTTTCAATCAAAATTAAGATACATAATTGAGatacaaaattagtataaattCATGCTAATTTCATTGCCATTGGGTGAACTATTCCAAATATTTCACCGAATGGCCATGAATTTGGCATGAATTTGTACTATAATGTAATGAACTTATTTGATTACTGAATTTGGCAAAATGGCATGAATTTTGGCATGCATGGCAATAAATTGTACTGAATTTGTTCTGAAATGGCAAAATGGCAATAATTTAGCATGAATGGCAAGTCAGATATAGATGGAACTAGCTTAAAGTTGAACACAAACATAGATCCCACATAATGTCTAGCACATAATCTTAAATTTACATGGTAGAAGCACCATTAAAAGTAGAACACACAGGTTTGTGTGGAGCTTGGGATACCAGGAGCAAAACATAAAATAGTCTAGACATCAATCTACATAAATAGTCTTGACATCAGCTTGGGATACCTGGAAATGACAGGCCACATCACAAAATACATAATATTTGATATTGTTCAAATCGACGTCAGTCTTCATATCCTAAGCTTCTCCCTTggagtaagggtgtgtttagttctttgggtgtaaagtttttaagtatatggacacatatttgaagtattaaacgtagactaataacaaaaacaaattacagattccgcatgtaaactgcgagacaaatttattaagcctaattaatatgtcattagcaaatgtttactatagcatcatattgtcaaatcatggtgtaattaggctcaaaagattcatctcgcaatttacatgcaaaccgTGCAATTGGTTTTCCCATATTCAATGCCCCATGCAATTggtttttggccaaaaattttttggatctaaacaaggaCTAAACTTTCTTGGAGACCATCTAGGTGGCTTATAGGAATGCAAGTTGCTAAATTGTTAGCAACTGAGGCAGTAGTAAGGAATATAGTAGTTTTGATAACATTACCTCCTTGTAGGCCCATCAGTAGGTTTTTTTTGTGTGGTTAGGAATATCAGAGCTATTCCCATACTTTTGTAGTGTTCCTCCTTGGCTTCCTCTTCTTGCAAGTTTTCAGATTATGTAGGACATAAAGGATAAGTAGAGAAATTAATATAGATAGATTAATACTTGCCTTTTCTTTGTCCCATTAAGACGACTGTTGGTATTTTCTTAACAACATTGCTAGAAATATGAATTCCCGGCAATGGCGCAAAAATAATcctggtatatttatggttacggaagtaatccgcaagcgcatggatataccattgtagcatttcaccggAAATATtctcgtatttatttaatctcaAGAGAAGATTTATAAGAAAGaactatgctaataatttatatacatTACTCGTATATATCAAAGTCTAAGCATGGGTTAATTCAGATCATATGGGTAGAATGACACAAAGCAGAAGGACTTAGATTCTctcatttaaataattttagactatctggaagaagaaatagaaaaggtAATTATtcatatacttctaatatacactcaACTTTAGTTTACATTTGCTAGTATACAATTGTGTAACCAATACCCCTAATAGTGCCCTCCTGGTTTTTCGAAAGACCACCCCGGGTTGcacgagtttcttacgacaacctgtcatggtGGCTGtctaaccggggctaaatacggaggagtaccctccccaggaaagtgtcttaggaatatatatcaatgtggaggaatacccgtgctgaattgtcaccatcagcggcccgtCTCTACTGTCCCACAGCATATATGCCCAATTAAtgatatctaataatctaagcgCCATGCTTACATTatcaaatactactctatacccTCGAGAATAATATAGAGCAATCATTCGCATGAACATTAAACCACACCACTGCACCTATCTGGTAGGCTAGTCACACAACTATATCGGcacaaataaaaatgaaaaccaGTGCTCAGGCAAAGTAAAGTACTGAATATATAAAGAAggatattctattaattctgaaagtcttacaaaagaagaaagaaaagctactagagccatacccgaaatcTTCCGAAGACTCAAGGACTCTGAGAACTATTCTATtgtactccacttagcactagagcactaaactaaacttgagagagagaTCAAAGCTTCTTACTTGAGGTGTGTAGAAATGAATGAAGTGACCCCTTTATATAGCCTTCCAATGACGGTTAAAACGGTTGGAATTGTCGGAAATGCCCCCCAACCGTCATTAGGGAAGCATCTTGAGCGTACACGTGGAGGGCCGAGCTGAGGCGTCGTTGGCAGGGTTCCGCCGAACCTAGGCCAGCCCAACAGGCCTCCAAATTCGGTCGGGGGATGATAGGTGGGTCCTCATGGCGGTTGTGGCAATTATGATGGTTTTCAGGATGGTTACACCTGACTTGTGAGCCCTTCTATCCTTaagcttgcttaggagtgagtttttcttcatttcttcacCATTTATGTGCTAATCTCTGCAAACAAATAATgttccaagtacaagtggaaatatattattctaaaatagatatgcattgcaagcatagttagttctcctttattttagtttattgacggtcgaaactggtcTATAACGACTGTCAATATCATTTGTTGCTAGTCTCTCCATGTCCCAATTCTCCACATCATTTGCATCTTCTCTAGCCTCTTACCATTTGCTTCTTAGTAGGATCAATCTCAATTGCTGCTTTCTTTGCTTTAGATTTCCCATCGCCTTCTAGATAGCTATTTATCCTCACCTTCCTATACCTTCCTATTGTCTTTCTTGGAAGTGGAGCACCTACCATCCAGGGCAATTCCACTTGTGGCCAATGTGACTTGTCACCCAAAAGCTCAATCACCTTCCTATAAGCATTTCTGAACATTTCCACATAATAGTAAGCATTAACAAAATCTTCTAGGTTGACATCTAGTTGCAATGCATGCTAGCAAGGCTTGCCCATGTGCTGCCACTCCTCACAAGAGAAGTATTGAGCAAATGCCTTGACCACATTGTCAGGGTTATGTATAAAGCATACCCTCTATCCTATGAGTCATGAGAATTTACGAATACGGTATATCTTATGACATATGGAAAGGATACgtgtaaaagaaagaaatcagtGAACTCATATCGGAAATATCCTTCACGAGTAGGACCATGTCAATATCTTACTCGGAGAAGAGAATGATTGTATTGTATCGTGTGGGGTCTGATGTCTCCAAGTTCTACTTGGTGTAATATACTCGAATTCTAGGATTAGGCATTTCTTGTCAAAATAGTGGAAGCTAACTTTTCCATTCTTGGAGagccaaaaattttcatttttaaccTAGGAGTGG
The nucleotide sequence above comes from Oryza glaberrima chromosome 11, OglaRS2, whole genome shotgun sequence. Encoded proteins:
- the LOC127754232 gene encoding protein KTI12 homolog isoform X1, whose translation is MPKPILSTAHVRTGQPIGLFFFCVNGPFDLLNMKPYLQNSPIPNPQSNPGIRLRRQAAAARRYGPTADGDTATGSCGGRWGLCSRRGRRARGRSGRQAAWARCGAAALGIGAAAAGGRQPAQQGSRQQAVRQAGQQQVYTFSMALVVICGQPCSGKSAAAACLAAALCSSTSDLTVRIIDESSLHLGRNDSYKDMVVEKNLRGVLRSEVDRSVSRDSIIVVDSLNNIKGYRYELWCLARASGIRYCVLFCDTEVDHCREWNTKRQEKGEPTYDNNIFDDLVSRFEKPDRRNRWDSPLFELFPSRDGVMESSPVIAEAVSYLTKKVDSKTRDVKVLQPTIATQTARTTEANSLYEMDKATQEVINAIVEAQSCGLGLPVNKISLGPDLPTICLQRSVGLPELRSLRRTFIKLAGQYSLSGPPPPADADSATRMFVDYLNREISS